A window from Glaciimonas sp. PCH181 encodes these proteins:
- a CDS encoding LysR substrate-binding domain-containing protein, with product MSKLPDHLDIHLIRILYLLLCEKNVSRVALKLNQPQPSISASLRKLRELTGDPLLVRGARGMVPTQHGESLLKPAKRILDETERLFVHKTAFVPQDEARTFHIAAPDYMNTPFFLEVVSRMRRESPKSRIVIHALGPETDYVRLLSDGDLDLVIANWDEPPQHLHLSKLFDDPIVCLMRADSAYAKRTAPDAMTVEDYLSLPHVAPWQVLPGYHGIIDSFLDRQNMRRNVVVESAYFGMLPYMAAQTDLVLTTGRQFAQFYEKNLALKSFTLPIKFPPMRFYQLWHERVHQATEHKWLREQVNQVAKSMLIK from the coding sequence ATGTCCAAACTTCCCGACCATCTCGATATTCATCTGATCCGTATCCTCTATCTGTTACTCTGCGAAAAAAACGTATCGCGCGTAGCGCTAAAGCTGAATCAGCCGCAACCATCGATTTCAGCATCGTTGCGCAAATTGCGCGAGCTGACCGGCGATCCGCTGTTGGTACGCGGCGCACGCGGAATGGTACCGACGCAGCACGGTGAAAGTCTGCTGAAACCCGCCAAACGCATACTGGATGAGACAGAACGTCTATTCGTCCACAAGACCGCATTTGTACCGCAAGACGAAGCGCGGACCTTTCACATCGCCGCCCCGGATTACATGAACACGCCATTTTTTCTGGAAGTCGTCTCCAGAATGCGTCGAGAATCCCCAAAAAGCCGCATCGTCATTCACGCCCTTGGGCCAGAAACCGACTACGTGCGCCTGCTATCCGACGGCGACCTCGATCTGGTCATTGCCAACTGGGATGAACCGCCGCAACATTTACATTTATCCAAATTATTTGACGATCCCATCGTTTGCCTGATGCGTGCCGACAGCGCGTATGCCAAACGCACCGCGCCAGATGCCATGACGGTGGAAGATTATCTGAGTCTGCCACACGTTGCCCCATGGCAAGTATTACCTGGCTATCACGGCATCATCGATTCTTTTCTTGATCGCCAAAATATGCGCCGCAACGTCGTAGTCGAATCCGCCTATTTCGGCATGCTGCCATATATGGCAGCGCAAACCGATCTGGTGCTGACCACAGGCCGACAATTTGCCCAGTTTTATGAGAAAAATCTCGCCCTAAAAAGCTTTACGCTGCCCATTAAATTTCCCCCAATGCGTTTTTATCAACTGTGGCACGAACGCGTGCATCAGGCGACCGAACATAAATGGCTGCGTGAACAGGTTAACCAGGTCGCTAAATCCATGCTCATCAAATAA
- a CDS encoding class II aldolase/adducin family protein, with amino-acid sequence MEAHFAHHHIKGTPSKPALPISRAEWKVRVDLAACYRLCALNGWDDTIYTHISATVPDQPGHFLLNPFGYRFDEVCATNLVKIDLQGNVLEGSKYRVNVSGFAIHAAVHMARPDAVCVMHLHNVDAIAVSAQTEGLLPLSQHALRFYEQIGYHDYSGLTLTPSEQIQLITQLGQHPAMLLRNHGSLVCGRTVAEAFVLMDTLDKACAIQLKAQAANGRLSMPSVAICRQTRDQLIGDGSPEGVLEWPALLRKLNALDPTYQT; translated from the coding sequence ATGGAAGCACATTTCGCCCATCACCACATCAAAGGCACGCCCTCCAAACCCGCGCTGCCGATCAGTCGCGCCGAATGGAAAGTGCGGGTTGATCTGGCGGCCTGTTATCGGCTGTGCGCTCTCAACGGTTGGGACGATACGATTTATACCCATATTTCGGCAACAGTGCCGGATCAGCCCGGCCATTTTTTACTCAATCCCTTCGGCTATCGCTTTGATGAAGTATGCGCGACGAATCTGGTGAAAATCGATTTGCAAGGCAACGTTCTCGAAGGCAGTAAATATCGTGTGAATGTCAGCGGTTTCGCGATTCATGCGGCCGTGCACATGGCGCGGCCTGATGCCGTTTGCGTCATGCATCTGCATAACGTCGATGCCATTGCGGTAAGCGCTCAGACCGAAGGCTTGCTACCGCTATCGCAACATGCTTTGCGTTTTTATGAGCAAATTGGTTACCACGATTACTCAGGTCTGACGCTAACACCGTCCGAACAAATACAACTAATCACGCAACTGGGGCAACACCCGGCAATGCTATTACGCAATCATGGCAGTCTGGTTTGTGGTCGCACGGTGGCTGAAGCATTTGTGCTGATGGATACGCTAGACAAAGCCTGCGCGATACAACTCAAGGCGCAAGCAGCAAACGGTCGACTGAGCATGCCATCTGTTGCGATTTGCCGCCAAACCCGTGACCAATTGATCGGCGATGGCAGCCCGGAAGGCGTGCTGGAATGGCCTGCTTTGCTACGTAAATTGAACGCACTAGATCCAACTTATCAAACTTAA
- a CDS encoding 8-oxoguanine deaminase, which translates to MSKTLLIKNARVLVTMDDQRREISNGAVFIRDNVIEQVGNSADLPGTADEVIDASNHVVIPGLVNTHHHMYQSLTRVIPAAQNGELFNWLTNLYPIWANLTPEMIQVSTLTAMAELILSGCTTSSDHLYIYPNGCKLDDSIEAASNIGMRFHAARGAMSVGQSKGGLPPDSVVEEEAAILKDTQRLIETYHDAQRHAMQRIVVAPCSPFSVSRDLMRESAVLARHHGVSLHTHLAENVNDIAYSREKFNMTPAEYAEDCGWVGHDVWHAHCVQLDDDGIYMFGRTGTGIAHCPCSNMRLASGIAPIRKMIDAGVTVGLGVDGSASNDGAHMLGETRQAMLLQRVGFGPDAMTARQALEIATLGGAKVLNRDDIGALKPGMSADLVMFNLNQVRFAGAWHDPVAALVFCTPSDVAYSIINGRIVVREGQLTTIDLGNVLERHNTLARELAEAAR; encoded by the coding sequence ATGTCCAAAACCTTACTCATCAAGAACGCCCGCGTGTTGGTCACCATGGATGACCAACGTCGTGAAATCAGTAATGGTGCAGTGTTCATCCGCGACAACGTCATCGAACAAGTCGGCAACAGCGCCGATTTGCCGGGCACAGCCGATGAAGTCATCGATGCCAGCAATCATGTCGTGATCCCCGGTCTGGTGAATACCCATCACCACATGTATCAAAGTCTGACCCGCGTGATTCCTGCGGCACAAAATGGTGAGCTATTTAACTGGCTAACCAATCTGTACCCGATCTGGGCCAATTTGACGCCGGAAATGATACAAGTCTCCACGCTGACGGCGATGGCAGAATTGATCCTGTCGGGCTGCACCACCAGCAGCGACCATTTATATATTTATCCGAACGGCTGCAAGCTCGACGACAGCATCGAAGCCGCTAGCAATATCGGCATGCGCTTCCATGCAGCACGCGGTGCGATGAGCGTCGGCCAATCCAAGGGCGGTCTGCCACCAGATAGCGTTGTCGAAGAGGAAGCCGCGATCCTCAAAGATACCCAGCGCCTGATTGAGACCTATCACGACGCACAACGTCACGCCATGCAGCGCATCGTCGTCGCGCCCTGCTCGCCATTTTCTGTATCGCGCGATCTGATGCGCGAATCAGCCGTGCTAGCCCGCCATCATGGCGTCTCCCTGCATACGCATCTGGCCGAAAACGTCAACGATATCGCCTACAGTCGTGAAAAATTTAACATGACGCCAGCCGAATATGCCGAAGATTGCGGCTGGGTCGGGCACGATGTCTGGCACGCGCATTGCGTCCAGCTTGATGACGATGGCATTTATATGTTTGGCCGCACCGGCACCGGGATTGCGCATTGCCCATGCTCCAACATGCGGCTGGCATCCGGGATTGCACCTATCCGCAAAATGATCGACGCCGGCGTCACTGTCGGCTTAGGCGTTGACGGTTCAGCCTCGAATGACGGCGCGCACATGCTCGGCGAAACACGGCAAGCCATGCTGCTGCAACGGGTCGGTTTTGGACCAGATGCCATGACCGCACGCCAAGCATTGGAAATTGCGACACTGGGCGGCGCTAAAGTCTTGAATCGGGATGATATCGGCGCACTCAAACCCGGCATGTCAGCCGATCTGGTGATGTTTAATCTGAATCAGGTGCGCTTTGCCGGTGCATGGCACGATCCGGTCGCAGCACTGGTATTCTGCACGCCGTCTGATGTTGCCTATAGCATCATTAATGGTCGGATTGTGGTACGCGAAGGTCAATTGACGACGATCGATTTAGGTAATGTGCTCGAAAGACACAATACATTAGCTAGGGAATTAGCAGAAGCTGCGCGCTAA
- the hutH gene encoding histidine ammonia-lyase: MTTLTIDGFTLTAAQVMSVARAPHVSVTLADSSRAALKESRDYIESTWMHDDAPMMYSFNTGVGLLKDTRIKVEHIALFQTQLIKAHCAGIGEPFSEEVSRATMLLRANAFASNYSAPRVEVVDRLLAFLNAGIHPIMPQKGSVGASGDLAPLSYLAAAIAGFDEAEVMYQGQRMHAPAAITKAGISPVKFDLQAKDASALINGCTASLAVAVLVAHDARNLLTDACLSLGLTLEAMRAEMAAFDPRIQQARPHAGQIKTAAVVRKLLKGSTRTTHAARAVQFPEESRRTDIPYSPRIQDVYSLRCAPQVYGPVFDALDYIDNIVDKEINSATDNPLIFGKDGGGFEIISGGNFHGQYLAQAMDLMAMAITDLGSICERRVARLIDPTLSWGLPRNLMSGVRGVNTGYPVVQCSLSSLVMENRTLCMPGSVDSIPAKGNSEDHVSNSTWCARKAATVVANTQYIIGVEMLLAAQALTMTEALLPEFVLGQGTQAAYDEIRRQIPACLDGDRWFHDDILMAQSFVVSGSVRDAVAAKIGEFV, from the coding sequence ATGACAACTCTCACCATTGATGGCTTTACTCTCACCGCAGCGCAGGTTATGAGCGTCGCCCGTGCACCGCATGTCAGCGTCACGCTGGCAGACTCTTCCCGCGCTGCATTGAAAGAAAGCCGCGATTATATTGAGTCGACCTGGATGCATGACGATGCGCCGATGATGTACAGCTTTAATACCGGCGTCGGTTTGCTCAAAGATACGCGGATCAAGGTCGAACACATTGCGCTGTTTCAGACGCAATTGATCAAGGCCCATTGCGCCGGTATTGGCGAGCCATTTTCCGAAGAAGTCAGCCGCGCCACAATGTTGCTGCGCGCCAATGCGTTTGCCAGTAATTACTCCGCGCCGCGGGTTGAAGTGGTGGACCGGTTGCTGGCGTTTCTGAACGCCGGGATTCATCCGATCATGCCGCAAAAAGGTTCGGTCGGTGCCTCCGGCGATCTGGCGCCGTTGTCGTATCTGGCCGCCGCGATTGCCGGGTTTGATGAGGCCGAAGTCATGTATCAGGGCCAGCGCATGCACGCGCCCGCCGCGATTACGAAGGCGGGGATCAGTCCGGTGAAATTCGATTTGCAGGCTAAAGATGCATCGGCGCTGATCAATGGTTGCACGGCCTCGCTTGCGGTTGCGGTGCTTGTCGCGCACGACGCTCGCAATTTGCTGACCGATGCGTGTTTGTCGCTGGGCCTGACGCTGGAAGCGATGCGGGCCGAGATGGCGGCCTTTGATCCGCGGATTCAGCAAGCCCGTCCGCACGCCGGTCAGATCAAAACGGCGGCGGTCGTACGCAAATTACTCAAAGGCTCGACCCGCACCACGCATGCCGCCCGTGCAGTGCAGTTTCCGGAAGAATCACGTCGTACCGATATTCCTTACAGCCCCCGGATTCAGGATGTGTATTCGTTGCGTTGCGCGCCGCAAGTGTATGGCCCGGTCTTCGACGCACTCGATTACATCGACAATATCGTCGATAAAGAGATCAATTCGGCGACCGATAATCCGTTGATTTTCGGCAAGGATGGCGGCGGTTTCGAGATCATTTCCGGCGGCAATTTCCACGGCCAATATTTGGCACAGGCGATGGATTTGATGGCGATGGCGATCACCGACCTGGGCAGTATTTGCGAACGTCGCGTGGCGCGTTTGATCGATCCGACCCTGTCATGGGGCTTGCCGCGCAATTTGATGAGCGGCGTGCGCGGCGTCAACACCGGTTATCCGGTGGTGCAGTGTTCGCTAAGTTCGCTGGTGATGGAAAACCGCACATTGTGCATGCCGGGCAGCGTCGATAGCATTCCAGCCAAGGGCAACAGCGAAGATCACGTCTCCAACTCGACCTGGTGTGCGCGCAAGGCAGCGACGGTGGTGGCGAATACCCAGTACATTATCGGCGTAGAAATGTTGCTGGCAGCGCAAGCATTGACGATGACCGAAGCATTATTGCCAGAGTTCGTGCTGGGTCAAGGAACGCAAGCCGCCTACGATGAAATTCGTCGCCAGATTCCGGCGTGTCTGGATGGCGATCGCTGGTTCCATGATGACATTTTGATGGCGCAGTCGTTTGTGGTGAGCGGTTCGGTACGCGACGCGGTGGCGGCTAAAATTGGTGAATTTGTATAG
- the puuE gene encoding allantoinase PuuE: MNKPNNYPRDLVGYGRTPPHPHWPDQARVALQFVLNYEEGSENCVLDGDAGSETFLSEIVGAQSFPARHMSMESLYEYGSRAGLWRLLRLFEERKLPLTVFGVARALQRNLEATAAFQQLGHEIACHGLRWISYQNIDETTERAHIAEAVSIIKDLTGSAPQGWYTGRDSPNTRRLVMEHGGFSYDADNYGDDLPFWQQVTINDPNGATSTKPQLIIPYTLDTNDMRFAAPQGFNSGTQFFDYLKDAFDVLYQEGDPQGLNQPKMLSIGLHCRMVGRPARAAALARFLDYVQSHDRVWIARRIDIANHWRATHPF, encoded by the coding sequence ATGAACAAGCCTAACAATTATCCGCGCGATCTGGTCGGCTACGGCCGTACCCCTCCCCATCCACATTGGCCCGATCAAGCCCGTGTCGCCTTGCAGTTTGTACTCAATTACGAAGAAGGCAGCGAAAACTGCGTGCTGGACGGCGATGCCGGCTCCGAAACCTTTTTATCTGAAATCGTTGGCGCACAAAGCTTCCCAGCCCGCCATATGAGTATGGAATCGTTATACGAATACGGCTCACGCGCAGGCCTGTGGCGTTTGCTGCGCCTGTTTGAAGAGCGCAAATTGCCGCTAACGGTATTTGGCGTAGCACGCGCCTTGCAACGCAATCTGGAAGCTACGGCAGCCTTCCAGCAACTCGGCCACGAAATTGCCTGTCATGGTTTGCGCTGGATCAGCTATCAAAATATCGACGAAACCACCGAACGCGCCCACATCGCAGAAGCCGTCAGCATTATCAAAGACCTGACCGGCAGCGCGCCGCAGGGTTGGTACACCGGCCGCGATTCCCCTAATACCCGCAGACTAGTCATGGAACATGGCGGCTTTAGCTATGACGCCGACAATTACGGCGATGATCTGCCGTTCTGGCAGCAAGTCACTATTAATGATCCAAACGGCGCAACCAGCACTAAACCGCAACTGATCATTCCGTACACCCTAGACACCAACGATATGCGTTTTGCCGCACCACAGGGGTTTAACTCTGGCACGCAGTTTTTCGACTACCTGAAAGATGCTTTCGACGTCCTCTATCAAGAAGGCGATCCGCAGGGATTAAATCAGCCAAAAATGCTGTCCATCGGTTTGCATTGCCGCATGGTTGGTCGTCCAGCCCGGGCTGCAGCGTTAGCGCGCTTTCTAGACTATGTTCAGTCGCATGACCGGGTCTGGATTGCGCGCCGTATCGACATTGCGAATCACTGGCGCGCTACTCACCCATTCTGA
- a CDS encoding nucleobase:cation symporter-2 family protein, whose amino-acid sequence MTTTTDPVDEKLPISKLTALGMQHVLVMYAGAIAVPLIVGGALHLAKSDIAFLISADLFCCGLVTLIQSLGFWKFGIRMPVMMGVTFAAVGPMVAMAGNPDLSIVHIYGAVIVSGFFCMFAAPYMSRMMRFFPPVVTGTVITVIGISLMGIGINWAAGGQPVIGKLVDGVFIKIPNPDYGSPTSLGIALIVLVSILLITKYLKGFIANISVLIGMVIGFLIALTMGKISFYGLGDADWFALIKPFHYGWPKFDLGSIISLCLVMIVTMIESTGMFIALGEIVGKKVDDKTLARGLRVDGLGSIIGGIFNTFPYTSFSQNIGLVGVTGVRSRYVCAAAGVILMAFGLFPKMASVAASIPQFVLGGAGLVMFGMVAATGIKILAKVDFVGNRNNLFIVAVSIGAGMIPIVAPTFFNQMPAFLSTILHSGILLASAMAVLLNLFFNGAGNANSARDYAVAAAQSSDH is encoded by the coding sequence ATGACCACTACCACCGATCCTGTAGACGAAAAACTGCCGATAAGCAAACTCACCGCACTCGGCATGCAGCACGTGCTGGTCATGTACGCGGGCGCGATTGCGGTGCCATTGATAGTCGGCGGCGCGCTCCATCTGGCCAAAAGTGATATCGCCTTTCTGATCAGCGCCGACCTTTTTTGCTGCGGACTGGTGACGCTGATTCAAAGTCTTGGTTTCTGGAAATTCGGTATCAGAATGCCGGTAATGATGGGCGTCACCTTCGCGGCTGTGGGGCCCATGGTCGCCATGGCAGGCAATCCCGACCTCAGCATCGTGCACATTTACGGTGCGGTGATCGTCTCCGGCTTCTTTTGTATGTTCGCAGCGCCCTACATGAGTCGCATGATGCGATTTTTCCCGCCAGTCGTGACCGGCACCGTGATTACCGTTATCGGGATTTCGCTAATGGGGATCGGTATAAACTGGGCGGCGGGCGGCCAACCTGTAATCGGCAAACTGGTCGACGGCGTCTTTATCAAAATCCCCAATCCCGACTACGGCTCACCGACTAGTCTGGGAATTGCGCTGATTGTCTTAGTCTCGATTCTGCTCATCACAAAATACCTCAAAGGTTTTATCGCCAATATTTCAGTCCTGATCGGCATGGTTATCGGCTTTTTAATCGCCTTAACGATGGGAAAAATCAGCTTTTATGGTCTGGGCGATGCAGACTGGTTCGCGCTGATTAAGCCATTTCACTATGGCTGGCCAAAATTCGATCTTGGCTCCATCATCAGCCTGTGTCTGGTCATGATCGTCACCATGATTGAATCCACCGGAATGTTCATTGCGCTGGGTGAGATCGTTGGCAAAAAAGTCGACGACAAAACCTTAGCGCGTGGCTTGCGTGTAGATGGTCTTGGTTCCATCATTGGCGGTATTTTCAACACTTTTCCCTATACTTCGTTCTCTCAAAATATCGGTCTGGTCGGCGTCACTGGCGTGCGTAGTCGCTATGTCTGCGCTGCCGCTGGCGTGATTCTGATGGCATTCGGTCTATTCCCAAAAATGGCGAGCGTCGCAGCTTCGATTCCACAATTTGTCCTTGGCGGCGCTGGTTTGGTAATGTTCGGCATGGTGGCTGCAACCGGTATCAAGATTCTTGCCAAAGTCGATTTCGTCGGCAATCGGAATAATCTGTTCATCGTCGCCGTCAGTATTGGCGCAGGCATGATCCCCATCGTCGCCCCCACCTTTTTCAACCAAATGCCCGCCTTTTTATCCACGATTCTGCACAGCGGTATCCTGCTGGCATCCGCCATGGCAGTATTGTTAAATCTATTCTTTAATGGTGCAGGCAATGCAAACAGCGCCCGCGACTATGCTGTGGCAGCTGCGCAAAGTTCGGATCATTAA
- a CDS encoding 4-oxalocrotonate tautomerase, giving the protein MPTFNIQLFEGRSIEEKRALVVAITEATCKTLACSPASVDIIIQDVKRENWATAGKLWSD; this is encoded by the coding sequence ATGCCAACATTTAATATTCAATTGTTTGAAGGTCGCAGCATCGAAGAAAAACGTGCGCTGGTCGTCGCCATTACCGAAGCCACGTGCAAAACATTAGCGTGTAGCCCAGCATCGGTCGACATCATTATTCAGGATGTCAAACGCGAAAATTGGGCGACCGCTGGCAAACTCTGGTCGGACTAA
- a CDS encoding urate hydroxylase PuuD, translating to MDAMLVSYGVEWLNLLVRWLHLITGIAWIGASFYFVWLDNSIRPPKPGSDLANKGVSGELWAVHGGGFYNPQKYLVAPAELPEELHWFKWEAYATWLSGFAMLFIVYYFNASAMMINKEVADLSSWQAIGVGLGTLVVGWTVYDLLCRSPLGKRDGLFGIVMYLFIVAAAYVLSHLLSGRAAYIHVGAMMGTMMVGNVLMVIIPGQRKLVEAMRVGKSPDPIYGKKAKQRSVHNNYFTLPVLFIMISNHYAMTYSHAYNWLILAAIIAAGALIRHFFNLRHAGRVSWGYPAAGLALLIAVAIAIAPRPMPAAAVAVATPTAPIAQVTGAITPAAASNVPVADMEHIQAIITQRCATCHSAQPTQPGFATAPAGVMLQTPELIRQNAFRIYQQAVQLKAMPLANLTHITDEERAMIGTWYQAGAK from the coding sequence ATGGATGCAATGTTGGTGTCGTATGGAGTTGAATGGCTTAATTTACTGGTGCGCTGGCTGCATCTGATCACCGGTATTGCGTGGATCGGTGCCTCCTTTTACTTTGTATGGCTGGATAATTCGATACGTCCGCCGAAGCCGGGTTCTGATCTGGCGAATAAAGGTGTATCCGGTGAGTTGTGGGCGGTGCATGGCGGCGGCTTTTACAATCCGCAAAAGTATCTTGTCGCCCCTGCGGAATTGCCGGAGGAGTTGCACTGGTTTAAATGGGAAGCTTACGCGACCTGGCTGAGCGGCTTTGCGATGCTGTTCATCGTTTATTATTTCAACGCCTCGGCGATGATGATTAATAAAGAAGTCGCCGACCTTAGTTCATGGCAAGCCATCGGCGTTGGTCTGGGTACGTTGGTCGTTGGCTGGACGGTCTACGATTTGCTGTGCCGCTCGCCTTTGGGTAAACGCGACGGCTTGTTCGGCATCGTCATGTATCTGTTTATCGTCGCGGCGGCGTATGTTCTGAGCCATTTATTGAGCGGTCGCGCTGCTTATATCCACGTCGGCGCGATGATGGGCACGATGATGGTGGGGAATGTGCTGATGGTAATTATTCCCGGTCAACGCAAATTGGTGGAAGCCATGCGCGTCGGAAAATCGCCTGATCCGATTTACGGCAAAAAAGCCAAGCAACGCAGCGTACACAACAACTATTTCACATTGCCGGTGCTGTTCATCATGATCAGCAATCATTACGCAATGACGTATAGCCATGCTTATAACTGGTTGATACTGGCAGCGATTATCGCCGCTGGTGCGCTGATTCGTCACTTTTTCAATCTACGCCATGCTGGTCGTGTGTCGTGGGGTTATCCCGCTGCCGGTCTTGCCTTATTGATCGCGGTGGCGATTGCGATTGCACCACGTCCAATGCCGGCTGCTGCGGTAGCAGTGGCGACGCCAACTGCACCGATAGCACAGGTTACTGGTGCGATAACGCCGGCGGCAGCGTCGAACGTTCCGGTAGCAGATATGGAACATATACAGGCGATTATTACGCAGCGTTGCGCTACTTGTCACTCGGCGCAACCGACGCAGCCCGGCTTTGCGACAGCACCGGCGGGCGTCATGTTGCAGACGCCGGAGTTGATTCGTCAGAATGCTTTCAGGATTTATCAGCAAGCGGTGCAGTTAAAAGCCATGCCGCTAGCTAATTTGACGCACATTACCGACGAAGAACGCGCAATGATCGGTACGTGGTATCAGGCTGGCGCCAAGTAA
- the uraH gene encoding hydroxyisourate hydrolase: MGKLSTHVLDITQGKPGVGVKISLHRVNANGKTLLKNVVTNADGRCDVPLLQGEEMQAGQYELVFSAGDYFAAQGVVVPAPRFVDEVILAFGIADAGQNYHVPLVVSPWSYSTYRGS, encoded by the coding sequence ATGGGGAAGCTAAGTACGCATGTGTTGGACATCACGCAGGGAAAGCCTGGCGTTGGGGTGAAAATCTCACTGCACCGGGTTAATGCTAACGGCAAAACGCTGTTGAAAAATGTGGTGACAAATGCCGATGGTCGCTGTGATGTGCCATTGTTGCAGGGTGAGGAAATGCAGGCAGGGCAATATGAGTTGGTTTTTTCAGCGGGCGACTATTTCGCCGCGCAAGGGGTGGTGGTTCCTGCGCCGCGTTTTGTGGATGAGGTCATTCTTGCGTTCGGCATTGCGGATGCGGGGCAGAATTACCACGTTCCTTTAGTTGTATCGCCATGGTCCTATTCGACTTATCGCGGCAGTTAG
- a CDS encoding allantoate amidohydrolase: protein MTTLEQLNGCDANSFVATLHGIYEHSPWIPERAALERPFSNITKLKLAMQDIVRNASNEEQLGLIRAHPELAGKAAISGQLTAESTGEQATAGLNNCSAEEFARLQELNAAYNTKFTFPFILAVKGADGQGLSRSAIIAAFSRRLKNQVADEQAEALRQIGRIAEMRTNDLLGYTPTLGATVMRWAEIIGAWSDDDSGLTCAYMTDAHRRTAAQIADWMREAGMTAGIDAVGNVVGRYLSDNPHAKTLITGSHYDTVRNGGKYDGREGILLPIAIIKHLHEHGEKLPFHLEVIGFSEEEGVRFKSTFLGSNAVIGQFDMTLLDNLDRDGISMRAALESAGHDVSLIPSLARNPDDLLGYVEVHIEQGPVLLQRDLPVGIVTSIAGSCRYLVQLKGVASHSGTTPMTMRKDAATAAAEIVLYVEQRCAQDQQASLVGTVGQLQVPNGSTNVIPGACLFSLDIRAADDAIRDAAVNDVLAFIDAVCERRFVESSVEKMVSASAVPCAPWLMAQLTAATERAGVRPFMLASGAGHDAMAIAKATDVAMLFTRCGNGGISHNPMETMTADDAEVSAQILLDFLRNFIPKS from the coding sequence ATGACCACTCTGGAACAACTCAACGGTTGCGACGCCAATAGCTTCGTCGCCACTCTGCACGGCATTTACGAGCATTCTCCATGGATACCTGAACGCGCTGCGCTAGAACGGCCTTTTTCAAACATTACCAAGCTCAAATTGGCGATGCAAGATATCGTCCGCAACGCCAGCAATGAAGAGCAGCTCGGCCTGATTCGCGCCCATCCCGAGCTGGCGGGCAAAGCCGCGATCTCCGGCCAGTTAACAGCGGAGTCCACTGGCGAACAAGCCACAGCCGGACTCAACAATTGCAGCGCGGAAGAATTCGCCAGACTGCAAGAATTAAACGCCGCCTACAACACCAAATTCACGTTCCCGTTCATCCTGGCTGTCAAGGGTGCCGATGGACAAGGCTTATCGCGCAGCGCCATCATCGCCGCCTTCAGCCGTCGTCTAAAAAATCAAGTTGCCGACGAGCAAGCCGAAGCGCTGCGCCAGATCGGCAGAATCGCCGAAATGCGCACCAACGATTTGCTAGGCTATACACCGACACTGGGCGCAACCGTCATGCGCTGGGCCGAAATCATCGGCGCATGGAGCGATGACGACAGCGGCCTGACCTGCGCCTACATGACCGACGCCCACCGCCGCACAGCAGCACAAATCGCCGACTGGATGCGCGAAGCGGGTATGACCGCCGGTATCGATGCCGTCGGCAACGTGGTTGGTCGCTATCTGTCCGACAATCCGCACGCCAAAACACTGATCACCGGTTCGCATTACGACACCGTGCGCAACGGTGGTAAATACGATGGGCGCGAAGGCATTTTGCTGCCCATCGCGATCATCAAACACCTGCACGAACACGGCGAAAAACTGCCGTTCCATCTGGAAGTTATCGGATTTTCAGAAGAAGAAGGCGTGCGCTTCAAGAGTACCTTTCTCGGCAGCAACGCCGTCATCGGTCAGTTCGACATGACCCTATTAGACAATCTGGATCGCGATGGGATCAGCATGCGTGCCGCACTTGAAAGTGCAGGACATGACGTCTCCCTGATTCCATCGTTAGCACGTAACCCAGATGACTTACTGGGCTATGTCGAAGTCCACATTGAGCAAGGACCGGTGCTGTTGCAACGCGATCTGCCAGTCGGCATCGTCACCTCTATTGCCGGAAGTTGCCGTTACTTGGTGCAGCTAAAAGGCGTCGCCAGCCATTCCGGCACGACACCGATGACGATGCGCAAAGACGCTGCCACCGCCGCTGCCGAGATTGTGCTGTATGTCGAGCAACGCTGCGCCCAAGATCAACAGGCCTCACTAGTCGGCACCGTCGGCCAATTACAAGTACCCAACGGCTCTACCAACGTCATCCCCGGCGCTTGCCTGTTTTCATTAGATATCCGCGCTGCCGATGATGCAATCCGCGACGCGGCGGTGAATGATGTGCTGGCATTTATCGACGCCGTCTGCGAACGTCGCTTCGTAGAAAGCAGCGTTGAAAAAATGGTTTCTGCGTCAGCAGTCCCTTGCGCACCGTGGCTGATGGCGCAGCTGACAGCCGCCACCGAACGCGCCGGTGTACGTCCCTTCATGCTGGCATCCGGCGCGGGACACGACGCCATGGCGATTGCCAAAGCAACCGACGTTGCGATGTTATTCACCCGCTGCGGCAATGGCGGCATCAGTCACAATCCAATGGAGACAATGACCGCCGACGACGCTGAAGTATCTGCGCAAATCTTGCTGGATTTCCTGCGCAACTTTATCCCAAAGTCCTGA